GGATTCTGACTTGCCTTTTCGCATTCCGCAAATAGTTCTGGTGTCATACGCTCGTCAGCTTCGAGAATGTAAACCCATTGATGCTTCGGTGGGATAGACTCTAACATCCAGGTGCGTTGGCGTCCGTGGCTTTCAAAAGCGTGTTGGACAACGCGAATGGGATAGCGACTGGCGATTTCCACAGTGCGATCGCTACTGCATGAATCCACAACAATGATGTCATCTGATAACATTGCCGATTCGATACAAGCAGCAATATCTAGTTCTTCGTTATATGTCAGTATGTAAATTGAGAACATTACTCAAGTTTTATAGCGATTTTACTCAGTGATAATTGCTTTGTTATTGTTATTAGCTATTAGACGCATGGCAGTATCAGCCGTCAATAATTTTTGGATACTTCTTACTGCCATGCCAATAGTGGATTAGCGTGCGGCAGTTCTAGGTTTACCACCTTGTACAGCACCCCTACCTCTTAAGCTTGTCCAGCCGATGATAATGTAACCAATGGACAATAGCAAACTGCTAATACCAATCCGCAGTCCAGACTTCCAAGCAGTATCTTTAGCTTGTTGCAGCGCTTCGTCTCGGCGCTGGCGAACTTGGCTCAGTTGTTGAGTTTGCAGCGTTTGAACATCTGTTTGTTGTTCGATAGCTTTGTCAAGTAATTGGGGATTTGTTTTAGCCTTCTTCAGTAACTCTTTTATATTTGCGGGAATTTGAGGGCTTTCAATTGCTTGCTTATATCTTTGGTCATCTTTGAGGATTTCACTAAACTGAGCTTTGGTTTGGTTTCGCAGCTGGTCTAGTTGCGCTTTTCCTTGCTCAGTATTTAGTTGTGCTTGCAATTGCGATAACCGAGTGTTCAGTTGAGTTTCTGCCTGATCTGCTTCTTGGGTGATTCGGTTGAGTGTTTGAGTCTTGGCTTGATTGACGTTATTTAGGTGCAGGGGAAAAATCAGCAAGAACATCAACCCTAAAAGACTGGAGATAATCGCAGCGGGAAATCTTAAATCAATACCTTGGGGGCGATCGCTTGCTGGATCGGCATTCTCAATCCAATAGGCAGCAAACAGAAGCCCCAAACCGACTAGAGGAACAATTCCTCGATCGACAAGCGCTGTTCCCAAATTGATTTGCCATACCCGATCGGTGGGTTGAAAAGGTAACAACAGAATCAAAAAGTCAACAAAAAAGGACAAAATGCAGATTATTCCAACTACCTTAAGTGTGAGAGCAGTACTCACGGAAGTAAAACGGTTAACCATAGTTTTTCAAACTGGTGGAGAATACGAGTGATTTTCATATTTCAAGCTACTTGAATATTGTGCCCATGACTATGACTATTGTGTAAAAACACAAAGCAGACTCAATATTGCTAAAGGCTATCTGCCTCTTGGTTTTCAACTATGCCACAGTAACATTTGTTATCTACAGTGTCTTCAGGAAATTCCTGGTATTTTAAGATACGAAGTTTACGCGGGACTAGAGGAAGAGACTGATTAATTACCCAATCTGCCTGATTGCAGTTCTCAATCGGTCGTAATACAGACCTTTTTAGGGGATCACAGATGTCCATTGGTGTCAAATTAAATCGAAACCTTTGCAATAAGGTTGTATCGACTTATCGCTCAATTTGAGCAAGGAAGCAATCGTTACTGACAACAGATGCTACTAAAAGTGATTGAGACTATATTGAGTTGGGATTTTTGGGAGTATCTCGCTTGCTATACTTACAGTAGTTTTCTTTTGCATAAAGTAGAAAGCTACGGGTTTTGAGGCAGGAGGTAGAAACTCTTTATATCTGATGCGTGAGTCCTGCATTTTTTACCTCAGTTACTTGCAAACTCCTGTATTTATACTCTTTTTTGCTAATTCCTAAAAAAATGGGCAAATCAGAAATAATAACTAATAATCAGGTATGAACTTTACTAGAATCAGTTCGTCGATGATTTTTGTTAGCAAAAAGAGTGAATTTGAAGGAGTTAGACTCTGAAAGGCTTTGAATTCAAAGGTGTTGAAAAACTTATTAGCCCAATAGCCGCGCTTCTCGGCTTTGTGTATTTGTTGCAATGGTATATTG
This portion of the Nostoc sp. GT001 genome encodes:
- a CDS encoding HpsJ family protein is translated as MVNRFTSVSTALTLKVVGIICILSFFVDFLILLLPFQPTDRVWQINLGTALVDRGIVPLVGLGLLFAAYWIENADPASDRPQGIDLRFPAAIISSLLGLMFLLIFPLHLNNVNQAKTQTLNRITQEADQAETQLNTRLSQLQAQLNTEQGKAQLDQLRNQTKAQFSEILKDDQRYKQAIESPQIPANIKELLKKAKTNPQLLDKAIEQQTDVQTLQTQQLSQVRQRRDEALQQAKDTAWKSGLRIGISSLLLSIGYIIIGWTSLRGRGAVQGGKPRTAAR